A DNA window from Drosophila virilis strain 15010-1051.87 chromosome 4, Dvir_AGI_RSII-ME, whole genome shotgun sequence contains the following coding sequences:
- the Piezo gene encoding piezo-type mechanosensitive ion channel component isoform X8, translating to MAFSYACLVLQRVVVPAVLVLASLMRPVGISFVYMLMFFMSPFIPLATRRNFKGSVTAFFIILVALSAFVLLGHIALQVAAVSVSLPIYDCSFSERLLRHIGFMSFVNLQPTAIVEWLAPEVLVFTTALASYLSVKRLAAQTLSAEQLENGELPESQSEHAVNQQAGSVANDANGADVQQATATTPLQQQQQQLRKRVSMISQHIHFEGLIKISPLFCLATLFFAAALRPSVPGGFYFLIFLLAGTYWATCQTLQRGFALLLRCVMVVLVLHSLCIVSYQTPWMQSHLNNTSLTARLIGLEPLIESECVPDIRILLYNNKLSLDSYLNPFALFFAYFALALTTKHLIKPRLVRQSTRKARSPQALESGGVVPTASSGSRGNDIQLDSLERRSEHENNTTSILDQISYGFVSVGGFIYQNSYIFTNILMMAWSIVYHSWLTFVLLLWANVLWMIPNQRKAMMRSSPFIVLYAELLLVAQYIYGMDLNNDELPTKVSTAGINLQQIGFERPIENQMRPCVPLIVKTAFVLMFWVTSRQFFKEKRDRRRDSTLADIIAPLQITVGSAGSTYLINDGKKTSKFLKKAGDVIKNLLVRLWIWLLVLVIFLCAITGEDMTGFRICYMALFLFFLLVFQSSSKAWVKIMYGFWLFLIFYAMSILILIYTYQFDKFDTYWKDYLNVSQTLQADIGLKLYKTKDLFLHLVSPTIIVILTVIQVHYFHKRFIASLQQQPTSGGAQGNAAAAAQQKRTETGALEAPPLKRRGSASSLRRSVGPTAEGVTGVATTTDFETSVRDLVRISFRKIKNKSEYIFKRFKTVFWRFLELHIMKAVYIAAFVCSVSEVCVLHIVFVGFCVLGATSRKAVQVVISRLISFIVTIIVLSKMIYQIEYLDHSQYSVTCSDNRTANNAEWVGLNKADKLEGGLMGLLRTYIIYMVIVTMHAVISLRQLQMRVKIGENSANQPKLLFQNITRADAEKDLVGLAKYLLNFGFYKFGIEISLIALVSTITYRQDIVAVAYALWLVVILLLKRSQCAKMWGIFQTFFAISILLQYIVLVGLPPSWCMVYPWDEGSFGESIQRWTMLPGALHFNHVPKLIFDFIVLIILNRQKSIFCIEQRYATNDDYPGGSNRSVIADIAQLGRVPFDNPTHDFCSYIRNYSDILKNGVLCGFYWFTLAVVFLAGTNIADLLALGYLIGAFVFLWQGSDFYLRPIKTIISRWKWLLAFNVANILIKTSFQMAGCLFMTPLTNNCCWLVHMLGITCTSNVVKELELVPGDETDLLIGPDGCPKITHQIVLLWDAICFAFIIFQLRIFKSHYFCHIITDTKANNILASRGADIIESLRQKQIAHRHDHEKQVLHKIKRKMERIRATQQKMLRPLDKQTHFDDHGYPLPAPTVRRRKEIKLHPHATRAGDYYMFEEMDDKFELDLIHDEIDFLEEENITESEMKMQRRKTLYDKSKDAPTDFFPSTSKGISKERDAAATTSSPKPAAKDVADLPTTAALATAAPREATSKETSDSKSKMEPDSGDVTAKDSDEDFDTNPIIRLLEGFLVTLTIRLNRFSRNYRFVNRILAGEKKTLKESSSLNRLGLSSAAAMFHFLKSNLESDENGGQPVSSSTPRRSQLATTTTPPTATTISDNEHFSTPLNTNTTTTPLTPPEQKQQQPPHPHDKPPATSTPQQSQPVDDIIEMPVDTVDAASSRKQSISSSPPTKGAGEFNLEEENFAQRDHHIIVEVLISSWYALLANTDLICYIVVFINQVVNASLISLPLPIMVFLWGTLSLPRPTKTFWVTLIAYTQAIVLIKCIFQFKLIWANYHNLPNQPLAPAKIFGVEMKTHYAVYDLILLLVLFLHRYLLKSQGLWKSGYKDVDQQFTKPTASIDDREDSDNMSQPDSRQLNEDAAQKLSLQVSQVSLPGSPEYSKSAINQLERTKYTSSLHKFFFSLVHKSRLATDVYALMFLCDFVNFFVLLFGFTAFGTQQTESDGGVQTYLAENKVPVPFLIMLLVQFLLIVIDRALYLRKALVNKIIFHFFSVIGIHIWMFFVVPAVTERTFNSLAPPIIFYVIKCFYMLLSSYQIKSGYPKRILGNFFTKGFSMVNMIAFKVYMQIPFLYELRTILDWVCIDSTMTIFDWLKMEDIFSNIYLIRCTRQSETDFPAIRAQKKPSLSKLIMGGTVVLLIVICIWGPLCLFALGNAVGTSNVPYQVSVSIRIGPYDPIYTTNNYDSIFEIDSKMYGQMTNAFIKNKQALTFIAGYDATDVAAVKLAGNSPSLWNIAPPDRQRLANDLRNNHTLIARFSYSLTRKAPAKGLKENVGDEHIIKLDETFAGRTALINMLDETYEQLEGKVNSNANETTNVNGTISANDTINANGTTNANGTTNANATIPAKNASEVVVVLPNMIPKFIKVLNSGDAFVVTVLSGKEQEYRPLVIKMHRDNATNGLWWEIRDFCSDSFYTNTLKDLPYSDCSSGIVMYTFNDKKFPSTFSFLTAGGIIGLYTTFVLLASRFMKSFIGGQNRKIMFEDLPYVDRVLQLCLDIYLVREALEFALEEDLFAKLLFLYRSPETLIKWTRPKEDYMDDDGDTDSIPSRMSVRRPEQLQQHQYQQQQQQ from the exons ATGGCCTTCAGCTATGCCTGCCTTGTGCTCCAGCGCGTCGTTGTGCCGGCCGTGCTCGTGTTGG CTTCGCTGATGCGGCCGGTGGGCATATCGTTTGTGTACATGTTAATGTTCTTCATGTCGCCATTCATACCACTCGCAACGCGCCGCAACTTCAAGGGTTCTGTCACCGCCTTCTTTATCATCCTGGTGGCATTGAGCGCCTTTGTGCTGCTGGGTCACATTGCGCTTCAGGTGGCAGCTGTCAGCGTCTCGTTGCCCATCTACGATTGCTCCTTCAGCGAGCGACTGCTGCGTCACATTGGCTTCATGAGTTTTGTGAACTTGCA gCCCACAGCCATCGTTGAGTGGCTGGCACCGGAGGTTTTGGTCTTTACCACGGCGCTGGCCTCGTATCTCAGCGTGAAGCGCTTGGCCGCACAAACGCTGAGCGCCGAGCAGCTGGAGAATGGCGAACTGCCAGAATCGCAGTCGGAGCATGCTGTTAACCAGCAGGCGGGCAGCGTTGCCAACGATGCCAACGGCGCCGATGTGCAACAGGCGACTGCCACCACGccgctgcaacaacagcagcagcagctgcgtaaACGCGTCTCCATGATCAGCCAGCACATACACTTTGAGGGATTGATCAAGATAT cacCTCTTTTCTGCCTGGCCACATTGTTTTTTGCGGCCGCACTGCGTCCATCTGTGCCGGGTGGCTTTTATTTTCTCATTTTCCTGCTGGCGGGCACCTACTGGGCAACCTGCCAGACGCTGCAACG tggctttgctttgctgctgcgctgcgtGATGGTCGTCCTTGTGCTGCATTCGCTGTGCATTGTTTCCTATCAGACGCCCTGGATGCAGAGCCATCTCAATAATACCAGCCTGACGGCACG TTTGATTGGCCTGGAGCCGCTCATTGAGTCCGAATGCGTGCCGGATATACGCATCCTGCTGTACAATAATAAACTCTCCCTGGACTCGTATCTCAATCCGTTCGCCTTGTTCTTTGCCTACTTTGCGCTGGCGCTGACCACAAAGCATCTCATCAAGCCGCGG CTGGTGCGCCAGAGCACACGCAAGGCGCGCTCGCCCCAGGCACTGGAGTCCGGCGGTGTGGTTCCGACAGCGTCCAGTGGCTCTCGCGGCAATGATATACAGCTGGACTCGCTGGAGAGACGTTCCGAGCATGAAAATAATACCACCTCCATACTCGATCAAATCTCATACGGTTTTGTCAGCGTCGGCGGCTTCATCTATCAGAATAGCTATATATTCACCAATATTCTGATGATG GCCTGGTCCATAGTCTACCACAGCTGGCTGAcctttgtgctgctgctgtgggcgAATGTGCTGTGGATGATACCCAATCAGCGCAAGGCCATGATGCGTTCCAGTCCATTTATTGTGCTGTATgcggagctgctgctggtggcccAATATATCTATGGCATGGATCTGAACAACGACGAGCTGCCGACCAAGGTCTCA ACGGCGGGCATTAATCTGCAACAGATTGGCTTCGAGCGACCCATTGAGAATCAAATGCGTCCGTGTGTGCCGCTGATAGTGAAGACCGCGTTTGTGCTAATGTTCTGGGTGACTTCGCGCCAGTTCTTTAAGGAGAAGCGGGACAGACGACGCGATAGCACGTTGGCGGACATTATAGCACCGCTGCAGATAACCGTGGGCTCGGCGGGCTCCACCTACCTCATCAACGATGGCAAGAAGACCTCAAAGTTCCTAAAGAAAGCTGGCGATGTGATTAAGAATTTGCTGGTGCGCCTCTGGATCTGGCTGCTGGTGTTGGTCATCTTTTTGTGCGCCATTACGGGCGAGGATATGACCGGTTTTCGCATCTGCTATATGGCATTGTTCCTATTCTTCTTGCTGGTGTTTCAATCATCGTCCAAGGCCTGGGTTAAGATCATGTACGGCTTTTGGCTGTTCCTAATCTTTTACGCCATGTCcatattgatattgatctaTACATATCAGTTTGATAAGTTTGACACCTACTGGAAGGACTATCTCAATGTGTCCCAAACGCT GCAAGCTGATATTGGCCTGAAGCTATACAAGACTAAGGATCTGTTCCTGCACTTGGTATCGCCCACGATTATTGTCATATTGACTGTGATACAGGTGCATTACTTCCACAAGCGCTTCATTGCCtccctgcagcagcagcctacGTCTGGCGGGGCACAAGgcaacgccgccgccgccgcacaACAGAAGCGCACAGAAACAGGTGCCTTGGAGGCACCGCCACTGAAGCGTCGCGGCAGCGCCAGTTCCTTGCGCCGTTCCGTTGGTCCCACAGCTGAAGGCGTAACGGGCGTTGCAACCACCACCGATTTTGAGACATCGGTACGGGATTTGGTGCGCATCTCGTTCCGCAAGATCAAAAACAAATCGGAGTACATATTCAAGCGTTTCAAGACCGTCTTCTGGCGCTTCCTGGAGCTGCACATCATGAAGGCCGTTTATATAGCGGCCTTCGTGTGCAGCGTCAGCGAAGTATGCGTCCTGCACATTGTCTTTGTGGGCTTCTGTGTGCTAGGCGCCACCTCTCGCAAGGCTGTGCAGGTGGTTATCAGTCGCCTGATTAGCTTCATAGTTACCATCATTGTGCTGTCCAAGATGATATATCAAATCGAGTATTTGGATCATTCGCAATATAGCGTCACCTGC TCGGACAATCGCACCGCCAACAATGCCGAATGGGTGGGCCTCAACAAGGCCGATAAACTGGAGGGCGGTCTAATGGGTCTGCTGCGCACCTACATTATTTATATGGTGATTGTCACCATGCACGCGGTCATATCGCTGCGCCAGCTCCAGATGCGCGTCAAGATTGGCGAGAATAGCGCCAATCAGCCAAAGCTGCTCTTCCAGAATATCACGCGTGCCGATGCTGAGAAGGATTTGGTTGGCCTGGCCAAGTATTTGTTGAACTTTGGCTTTTATAAATTCGGCATTGAGATATCGCTGATAGCCCTTGTCTCGACCATTACGTACCGTCAGGATATTGTTGCGGTAGCCTATGCCCTGTGGCTGGTCGTCATCCTGCTGCTAAAGCGTTCGCAGTGTGCCAAAATGTGGGGCATATTCCAGACCTTCTTCGCCATCTCCATACTGCTGCAGTATATTGTGCTGGTGGGTCTGCCGCCTAGCTGGTGTATGG TGTATCCTTGGGATGAGGGATCCTTTGGCGAGAGCATTCAACGCTGGACCATGCTGCCGGGCGCCTTGCACTTCAATCATGTGCCCAAGCTGATCTTCGATTTCATTGTGCTCATCATACTGAATCGCCAGAAGAGCATCTTCTGCATTGAGCAGCGGTATGCTACCAATGATGATTATCCCGGTGGCAGCAATCGCAGTGTAATTGCGGACATTGCCCAGTTGGGACGTGTGCCATTTGACAATCCCACGCATGATTTCTGCTCCTATATACGCAACTATTCGGATATATTGAAGAATGGCGTTTTGTGTGGCTTCTATTGGTTCACCTTGGCTGTGGTCTTTCTGGCCGGCACTAATATAGCGGATCTGCTGGCGCTGGGCTATTTGATTGGCGCCTTTGTGTTCCTCTGGCAGGGCTCTGATTTTTATTTGCGTCCCATCAAAACAATCATCAGCCGCTGGAAATGGCTGCTGGCCTTCAATGTGGCCAATATACTGATCAAGACAAGCTTCCAAATGGCGGGCTGTTTATTTATGACGCCGCTGACCAACAACTGCTGCTGGCTGGTGCATATGTTGGGCATTACCTGCACCAGCAATGTGGTCAAGGAGCTGGAACTGGTGCCCGGCGATGAGACGGATCTACTGATTGGACCCGATGGCTGCCCCAAGATCACGCATCAAATTGTGCTGCTCTGGGATGCGATTTGTTTTGCGTTTATCATATTTCAGTTGCGCATCTTTAAGTCGCATTATTTCTGTCATATCATCACGGACACCAAGGCAAACAATATACTCGCCTCCAG AGGCGCGGACATTATTGAGAGCCTGCGGCAGAAGCAAATTGCCCATCGTCATGACCATGAGAAGCAGGTGCTGCACAAGATTAAGCGCAAAATGGAACGCATACGTGCCACACAACAGAAGATGCTGCGTCCACTGGATAAACAGACCCACTTTGATG ACCATGGTTATCCACTTCCTGCACCAACAGTACGCAGAAGGAAGGAAATTAAATTGCATCCACATG CTACGCGCGCCGGCGACTATTATATGTTTGAGGAAATGGATGACAAGTTCGAGCTGGATTTAATACACGATGAGATTGATTTTCTCGAGGAGGAAAACATAACGGAAagcgaaatgaaaatgcaGCGACGCAAGACGCTATACGAT AAATCAAAGGATGCGCCCACCGATTTCTTTCCCTCGACGAGCAAGGGCATCTCCAAGGAACGCGATGCAGCGGCCACCACAAGCAGTCCCAAGCCAGCTGCCAAGGATGTAGCCGATTTGCCAACAACGGCTGCATTGGCGACGGCAGCGCCACGCGAGGCCACCTCCAAGGAGACCTCGGACAGTAAATCGAAAATGGAACCGGATAGCGGCGATGTGACGGCCAAGGATTCGGATGAGGATTTCGATACGAATCCCATTATACGCCTGCTGGAGGGCTTTCTGGTTACCTTAACCATACGCCTGAATCGCTTCTCGCGCAATTATCGCTTCGTCAATCGGATTTTGGCGGGCGAGAAGAAAACTCTCAAA GAATCCAGCTCGCTGAATCGTTTGGGCCTCTCCAGCGCCGCGGCCATGTTCCATTTTCTGAAATCGAATCTCGAGAG TGATGAAAACGGTGGTCAGCCAGTTTCATCATCTACACCGCGTCGCTCACAGctggccacaacaacaacaccgcccacagcaacaacaatatcagaCAATGAACACTTCAGCACACCACTtaacacaaatacaacaaccaCACCGCTCACACCGccagaacaaaaacaacagcaaccaccACATCCACACGATAAACCACCAGCAACCAGTACGCCACAGCAATCACAACCAGTCGACGATATCATCGAAATGCCTGTAGATACCGTTGATGCAGCAAGCTCTAG AAAACAATCAATCAGTTCATCGCCGCCAACGAAAGG CGCTGGTGAATTCAATCTGGAGGAGGAGAACTTTGCGCAGCGGGATCATCACATCATTGTCGAGGTGCTAATTTCCTCCTGGTATGCGCTACTGGCCAATACGGATCTCATTTGTTATATTGTGGTGTTCATCAATCAG GTGGTCAATGCCAGTCTCATCTCGTTACCGCTGCCCATTATGGTGTTCCTTTGGGGCACACTATCGCTGCCGCGTCCCACGAAAACGTTTTGGGTCACATTGATTGCATACACGCAGGCCATTGTCCTGATCAAGTGCATCTTTCAGTTCAAATTGATTTGGGCCAACTATCACAATTTGCCCAATCAGCCGCTCGCGCCGGCCAAAATCTTTGGCGTCGAGATGAAAACCCACTATGCGGTCTATGATTTGATAttgctgttggtgctgttCCTGCATCGCTATCTGCTCAAGTCGCAGGGCCTGTGGAAGTCCGGCTACAAGGATGTAGATCAGCAGTTTACCAAGCCCACGGCCAGCAT CGATGATCGCGAGGATAGCGATAATATGTCACAGCCGGACTCCCGCCAGCTAAATGAGGATGCCGCACAGAAGCTCAGCCTGCAGGTTAGCCAGGTCTCCCTGCCTGGCTCGCCCGAGTACAGCAAATCGGCTATCAATCAATTGGA ACGCACTAAGTATACGTCCTCGCTGCACAAGTTCTTCTTCAGTCTGGTGCACAAATCCCGCCTGGCCACCGATGTCTATGCGCTGATGTTCCTCTGCGATTTTGTGAACTTCTTTGTGCTGCTCTTCGGCTTTACCGCATTTGGC ACTCAACAAACGGAGAGCGATGGCGGCGTCCAAACCTATTTGGCGGAGAATAAGGTGCCGGTGCCGTTTCTGATCATGTTGCTGGTGCAGTTCCTGTTGATTGTCATCGATCGAGCACTTTATCTGCGCAAGGCTTTGGTCAACAAGATCATATTCCATTTCTTCTCGGTTATTGGCATACACATCTGGATGTTCTTTGTGGTACCGGCTGTGACGGAGCGAACATTCAATTCGCTCGCACCGCCAATTATATTCTATGTGATCAAGTGCTTCTATATGCTGCTGAGCTCCTATCAGATCAAGTCGGGCTATCCGAAGCGCATTCTGGGCAACTTCTTTACCAAGGGCTTCTCGATGGTCAATATGATTGCGTTCAAGGTGTACATGCAGATACCCTTCCTTTATGAGTTGCGCACCATACTCGACTGGGTGTGCATTGATAGCACCATGACCATCTTTGATTGGCTTAAAATGGAGGACATCTTCTCGAATATATATCTGATACGTTGCACCCGGCAATCGGAAACGGATTTCCCTGCAATTCGCGCACAGAAAAAGCCCTCCCTCTCCAAGCTAATAATGGGCGGCACTGTTGTTTTATTGATTGTCATCTGTATTTGGGGACCGCTCTGCTTGTTTGCGTTGGGCAATGCTGTGGGCACGTCGAATGTGCCCTATCAGGTGTCGGTGTCCATACGCATCGGTCCCTACGATCCCATATATACGACCAATAACTATGATAGCATATTTGAGATTGACTCCAAGATGTATGGCCAGATGACGAACGCGTTCATTAAGAACAAACAGGCGTTGACCTTTATAGCTGGCTACGATGCCACCGATGTGGCTGCTGTCAAGCTGGCGGGCAACTCGCCTTCACTGTGGAATATAGCTCCGCCGGATAGGCAGCGCTTGGCCAACGATTTGCGTAACA ATCACACGCTCATTGCGCGCTTTTCCTATTCGCTGACTCGCAAGGCGCCCGCCAAGGGACTCAAGGAAAACGTGGGCGATGAGCACATCATCAAGCTGGATGAAACGTTCGCGGGACGCACTGCACTTATCAATATGCTCGACGAGACATATGAGCAACTGGAGGGCAAGGTCAATAGCAATGCCAATGAGACTACCAATGTCAATGGCACCATCAGTGCAAACGACACCATCAATGCGAATGGCACCACCAATGCGAATGGCACcaccaatgccaatgccaccATCCCAGCCAAAAACGCAAG